The DNA sequence ATTCCCTGCGATGAGGAGCGAACCGGAGCCTATGGAGACGACACGCACACAGACGGTGAAGGTCGAGATCTACAATCAGACCTACAATCTGCGTGCCGACGGCAACGCCGAATACATCCAGCAATTGGCGGCGTATGTGGATCGGCACATGCGGGAGATCGCTTCGAAGACCCTCACGGTAGATTCCCTGAAGGTCGCGATCCTGGCCGCGTTGCTGATCGCCGACGAGCTGCATCAGATGAAGCAGCGCTATGAGCAGTTAGACGCGCAATTGGCACAGCGCAGCGCGGAAGCGGGTGAGTTGCTCGACCAGGTGCTCAGGAGCTATCGCTCCAGCGACCGCCGGACGGGCGACATCTCGGACGCCGCCGAACTCCGGAATCCTTGAGCGTCCTCAAGCTCTGTGGCGATCCGTACGGCGGAGCTCGTTGGCCGATAAAGATGATCGTCTCCGCCGCTTCAGGTGTCCTCTTCACAAGGCCCCACGCGCGCTCTCCTCAAGGCACAGGCTTCGAGTATAATCATGTGTTGTCATGCAGAGAGAGATTGCGATCGGAGGGTGGGCGCTCTCGTGAAGGGCATACAAGGCCACGACATTGAGAACCTCTTCGGGGTTTCTTCGAGCACGAGATGGCATGGGGAGTTCGCCCACCCGAATGCTCACTCTAGGAGGACGTCGGTATGATCATGAACGATCTCTTCCGGGTGAAAGTCGGACTGGCCGAAATGCTCAAGGGGGGTGTCATCATGGATGTGACCAACGCCGAACAGGCGCGCATCGCGGAAGAAGCGGGGGCCGTCGCCGTGATGGCGCTCGAACGCGTGCCCGCAGACATTCGCGCCGAAGGGGGCGTAGCGCGCATGGCTTCGATCAAGCGGATCCGCGAGATCATGGAAGCCGTCTCCATCCCCGTGATGGCGAAAGTGCGCATCGGCCATTTCGTCGAAGCCCAGATCCTACAGGAACTGGGCGTGGACTTCATCGACGAGAGCGAAGTGCTGACGCCCGCCGATGAAGAGCATCACATTGACAAGCATCAATTCAAAGTCCCCTTCGTCTGCGGAGCGCGCGATTTGGGCGAAGCCTTGCGTCGCATCGGCGAAGGCGCGGCCATGATCCGGACGAAGGGGGAGGCCGGCTCGGGGAACATCGTCGAGGCCGTTCGCCATCTGCGGAGCGTGATGGACGCGATCCGTCGCTTGACGGTCTTGCCCAAGGAAGAGTTGATGGCCGAGAGCAAACGCTTGGGCGCGCCCTATGAGTTGGTCTGTTGGGTCGCTGAGCATGGTCGCCTGCCGGTGCCCAACTTCGCGGCCGGGGGAATCGCCACGCCGGCCGACGCCGCGCTCTGCATGCAACTGGGCGCGGAAGCTGTCTTCGTCGGCTCCGGAATCTTCAAATCGGAGGATCCAGCGCGACGGGCGCGCGCCATCGTCAAGGCGGTGACGTACTACAACGACCCCCAGAAGCTCCTGGAAGCGAGCGAAGAGCTGGGCGAGCCGATGCGCGGCCTGGATGTATCTCGCTTGGCCAAGGAAGAGCTTCTGCAAACGCGCGGATGGTGAGAGCGACGATGAAGATCGGTGTCCTAGCCGTTCAAGGTGACTTCGCCGCTCATGAACGTGTCTTGGAACGGCTCGGCGCGCCTTGGTGTGAGGTCCGACATCCTGAGCAACTGCGCGAGATCTCGGGCCTGATCCTCCCAGGGGGCGAGAGCACGACGATGTTGAAGTTCCTGCTGGAGGAAGGATTTTGGGAACCGCTTCAGGAGCTGG is a window from the Blastocatellia bacterium genome containing:
- a CDS encoding cell division protein ZapA, encoding METTRTQTVKVEIYNQTYNLRADGNAEYIQQLAAYVDRHMREIASKTLTVDSLKVAILAALLIADELHQMKQRYEQLDAQLAQRSAEAGELLDQVLRSYRSSDRRTGDISDAAELRNP
- the pdxS gene encoding pyridoxal 5'-phosphate synthase lyase subunit PdxS, translated to MIMNDLFRVKVGLAEMLKGGVIMDVTNAEQARIAEEAGAVAVMALERVPADIRAEGGVARMASIKRIREIMEAVSIPVMAKVRIGHFVEAQILQELGVDFIDESEVLTPADEEHHIDKHQFKVPFVCGARDLGEALRRIGEGAAMIRTKGEAGSGNIVEAVRHLRSVMDAIRRLTVLPKEELMAESKRLGAPYELVCWVAEHGRLPVPNFAAGGIATPADAALCMQLGAEAVFVGSGIFKSEDPARRARAIVKAVTYYNDPQKLLEASEELGEPMRGLDVSRLAKEELLQTRGW